A single Nocardioides bizhenqiangii DNA region contains:
- a CDS encoding DUF3566 domain-containing protein codes for MSDRTKEPTTVPVPTGAPVNKADGSAKPKVGNRPPQPMPDLPPPPADAPTPAAGPTVTTTAEVAPSQRPSSRGPRRARLRLTRVDPWSVMKTAFLLSIAFAVVTVVSVAMVWQVLGAAGVWDSINSTVQEAIGGEDVAGFQIQDYLGTSRVLGFTMLVAAIDVILITASATLTAFLYNMAAALLGGVEVTLAEDA; via the coding sequence ATGTCGGACCGCACCAAGGAGCCGACCACGGTCCCCGTGCCCACGGGCGCGCCCGTGAACAAGGCGGACGGCTCCGCGAAGCCGAAGGTCGGCAACCGCCCGCCCCAGCCCATGCCCGACCTTCCGCCGCCGCCGGCGGACGCACCGACGCCGGCTGCGGGCCCCACGGTCACGACCACCGCTGAGGTTGCCCCTTCCCAACGTCCGTCCTCGCGCGGCCCGCGCCGGGCACGCCTCCGGCTGACCCGGGTCGACCCCTGGTCGGTGATGAAGACGGCGTTCCTGCTGTCGATCGCGTTCGCCGTCGTCACCGTCGTGTCGGTCGCCATGGTCTGGCAGGTGCTCGGCGCCGCCGGCGTGTGGGACTCCATCAACAGCACGGTCCAGGAAGCCATCGGCGGCGAGGACGTCGCCGGCTTCCAGATCCAGGACTACCTCGGCACCAGCCGGGTCCTCGGTTTCACGATGCTCGTCGCCGCCATCGACGTCATCCTCATCACCGCCAGCGCGACCCTCACGGCCTTCCTCTACAACATGGCAGCAGCCCTGCTCGGCGGCGTCGAAGTGACCCTCGCCGAGGACGCCTGA
- a CDS encoding calcium-binding protein produces the protein MIRKITTLVVALAASLAVGVAPAQADLPPLMLGPGDAGVSDMGNAALIRYSKYGPVYISGQHNQHLTVKWVESRHAIRFRDTRTAHWKKRLPDRCQNERVKTGVSAVCKVPPRFNKQRMFIQVWPRGGHDFTDGRTLPKRFRLWVLTDAGNDTVYGGAGADFVNGAKGNDRAFGGASRDWLRGGPGTDHLNGGSGTDRIAHH, from the coding sequence TTGATCCGCAAGATCACCACCCTTGTCGTAGCCCTGGCCGCCAGCCTGGCCGTGGGCGTCGCCCCTGCGCAGGCGGACCTCCCGCCGCTCATGCTCGGCCCCGGCGATGCCGGTGTCAGCGACATGGGCAACGCCGCGCTGATCCGCTACTCGAAGTACGGCCCGGTCTACATCTCCGGCCAGCACAACCAGCACCTGACCGTGAAGTGGGTCGAGTCGCGGCACGCGATCCGGTTCCGCGACACCCGCACCGCCCACTGGAAGAAGCGCCTGCCGGACCGCTGCCAGAACGAGCGGGTCAAGACCGGCGTCTCCGCCGTCTGCAAGGTCCCGCCGCGCTTCAACAAGCAGCGGATGTTCATCCAGGTCTGGCCGCGCGGCGGACACGACTTCACCGACGGCCGCACCCTCCCGAAGCGGTTCCGCCTCTGGGTGCTCACCGACGCCGGCAACGACACCGTGTACGGCGGTGCCGGCGCCGACTTCGTCAACGGCGCCAAGGGCAACGACCGCGCCTTCGGCGGCGCCAGCCGCGACTGGCTCCGCGGTGGTCCTGGTACCGACCACCTCAACGGTGGCAGCGGCACGGACCGCATCGCCCACCACTGA
- the gyrA gene encoding DNA gyrase subunit A — MQRAYIDYAMAVIVGRALPDVRDGLKPVHRRVLYAMFDGGYRPDRGFSKCSRVVGDVMGQYHPHGDTAIYDTLVRLAQPWVMRAPLVHGQGNFGSPGNDAAAAMRYTECRMAPLALEMVRDIEQETVEFQPNYDGRSQEPVVLPSRYPNLLVNGSAGIAVGMATNIPPHNLREVAAGAQWALEHPDATREELQDALIERIKGPDFPNGALIVGREGIETAYRTGRGSVAQRAVIEIDEDARGRTCLSITELPYMVNPDNLALKIAELADSGKVQGIADVRDDSSGRTGQRLVVVLKRDAVARVVLNNLLKHTELQTNFSANMLALVDGVPRTLTIDQFVSHWVEHQVDVIQRRTRYRLAEAEKQAHVFRGLVKALDMLDEVIALIRRSPEVDDARQGLIELLEIDEVQANAILDMQLRRLAALERQKIMDRLAELELTIADLEDILANESRQRSIVSEELAEIVEKYGDDRRTQIIAADGDLSMEDLIPDEELVVSITRGGYAKRTLATQYRTQKRGGKGVRGATLRGDDVVEHFIATTNHHWLLFFTTAGRVYRTKAYNLPEALRDAKGGHVAGLLSFQPDESIAQVLAIRDYEQAPYLVLATRNGLIKKTRLGDYNSPRQAGVIAINFREDDDELIGAELVNPDDDILLVSRKGQAIRFRAGDDQLRPMGRATSGVTGMRFKYDDDSVLSMSVIRAAQVAAEEAAGLAEHDEESAAVEATAEQVNEVKAQFVFTMTDAGYAKRTRINEYRLTGRGGLGITTMKLTNEERGGLVGAFIVEDGDEILSITQGGQVVRSPIDDNFKPSVGRSTQGVKFVTPKAGDAVAVVARSVESKVDDEEPVGTAPAEDGETDESLVTDADVTIDAEESVETGDSGDDESPGGSEG; from the coding sequence CCGCACGGCGACACCGCGATCTACGACACCCTGGTGCGGCTGGCGCAGCCGTGGGTGATGCGCGCGCCGCTCGTGCACGGGCAGGGCAACTTCGGCTCGCCCGGCAACGACGCGGCCGCCGCGATGCGTTACACAGAGTGCCGGATGGCGCCGCTCGCGCTGGAGATGGTCCGCGACATCGAGCAGGAGACCGTCGAGTTCCAGCCCAACTACGACGGCCGCTCGCAGGAGCCCGTCGTCCTCCCGTCGCGGTACCCCAACCTGCTGGTCAACGGCTCGGCCGGCATCGCCGTCGGCATGGCCACCAACATCCCTCCGCACAACCTGCGCGAGGTGGCCGCGGGCGCGCAGTGGGCGCTCGAGCACCCCGACGCCACCCGTGAGGAGCTGCAGGACGCCCTGATCGAGCGGATCAAGGGCCCCGACTTCCCCAACGGCGCACTGATCGTCGGCCGCGAGGGCATCGAGACCGCCTACCGCACCGGCCGCGGATCGGTCGCCCAGCGCGCGGTGATCGAGATCGACGAGGACGCCCGTGGGCGCACCTGCCTTTCGATCACCGAGCTGCCCTACATGGTCAACCCCGACAACCTGGCGCTGAAGATCGCCGAGCTCGCCGACTCGGGCAAGGTCCAGGGCATCGCCGACGTGCGCGACGACTCCTCCGGGCGCACCGGCCAGCGCCTGGTCGTCGTCCTCAAGCGCGACGCCGTCGCCCGCGTCGTGCTCAACAACCTGCTGAAGCACACCGAGCTGCAGACCAACTTCAGCGCCAACATGCTGGCCCTGGTCGACGGCGTGCCGCGCACGCTGACGATCGACCAGTTCGTCAGCCACTGGGTCGAGCACCAGGTCGACGTCATCCAGCGGCGCACCCGCTACCGGCTGGCCGAGGCGGAGAAGCAGGCCCATGTCTTCCGGGGCCTGGTCAAGGCGCTCGACATGCTCGACGAGGTGATCGCGCTGATCCGGCGCTCGCCCGAGGTCGACGACGCTAGGCAGGGCCTGATCGAGCTGCTCGAGATCGACGAGGTCCAGGCCAACGCGATCCTCGACATGCAGCTGCGCCGGCTGGCCGCTCTCGAGCGGCAGAAGATCATGGACCGGCTCGCCGAGCTCGAGCTGACCATCGCCGACCTCGAGGACATCCTCGCCAACGAGAGCCGCCAGCGTTCCATCGTCTCGGAGGAGCTCGCCGAGATCGTCGAGAAGTACGGCGACGACCGGCGCACCCAGATCATCGCGGCCGACGGCGACCTCTCGATGGAGGACCTGATCCCCGACGAGGAGCTGGTCGTCTCGATCACCCGCGGCGGCTACGCGAAGCGGACGCTCGCGACCCAGTACCGCACCCAGAAGCGCGGCGGCAAGGGTGTGCGCGGCGCGACCCTGCGCGGCGACGACGTGGTCGAGCACTTCATCGCGACCACCAACCACCACTGGCTGCTGTTCTTCACGACGGCCGGCCGGGTCTACCGCACCAAGGCCTACAACCTGCCGGAGGCGTTGCGCGACGCGAAGGGTGGGCACGTCGCCGGACTGCTCAGCTTCCAGCCCGACGAGTCGATCGCCCAGGTGCTTGCGATCCGCGACTACGAGCAGGCTCCCTACCTCGTCCTCGCGACCCGCAACGGCCTGATCAAGAAGACCCGGCTCGGTGACTACAACAGCCCGCGCCAGGCCGGCGTCATCGCGATCAACTTCCGTGAGGACGACGACGAGCTGATCGGCGCCGAGCTGGTCAACCCCGACGACGACATCCTGCTGGTGTCGCGGAAGGGCCAGGCGATCCGGTTCCGCGCCGGCGACGACCAGCTGCGGCCGATGGGACGCGCGACGTCGGGCGTCACCGGCATGCGGTTCAAGTACGACGACGACTCGGTGCTGTCGATGTCGGTCATCCGCGCTGCCCAGGTGGCGGCGGAGGAGGCCGCGGGGCTGGCCGAGCACGACGAGGAGTCCGCTGCGGTCGAGGCGACAGCCGAGCAGGTCAACGAGGTGAAGGCGCAGTTCGTCTTCACGATGACCGACGCCGGCTACGCCAAGCGCACCCGCATCAACGAGTACCGCCTCACCGGCCGCGGTGGCCTCGGCATCACGACGATGAAGCTCACCAACGAGGAGCGAGGCGGGCTGGTCGGCGCGTTCATCGTCGAGGACGGCGACGAGATCCTGTCCATCACCCAGGGCGGCCAGGTCGTGCGCAGCCCCATCGACGACAACTTCAAGCCGTCGGTCGGCCGGTCCACCCAGGGTGTGAAGTTCGTGACGCCGAAGGCCGGCGACGCGGTGGCGGTCGTCGCCCGGTCGGTCGAGTCGAAGGTCGACGACGAGGAGCCGGTCGGCACCGCTCCCGCCGAAGACGGTGAGACGGACGAATCGCTCGTTACCGACGCGGATGTAACAATCGACGCGGAAGAGTCCGTCGAGACGGGCGACAGCGGGGACGACGAGAGCCCCGGCGGAAGTGAGGGTTGA
- a CDS encoding DLW-39 family protein yields the protein MIKKLVLTALATAGVAFAVKKLQESKAEQALWAEATDQLPEN from the coding sequence GTGATCAAGAAGCTCGTGCTCACAGCACTCGCCACCGCTGGCGTTGCGTTCGCAGTGAAGAAGCTGCAGGAGAGCAAGGCGGAGCAGGCCCTCTGGGCCGAGGCCACCGACCAGCTCCCCGAGAACTGA
- a CDS encoding PepSY domain-containing protein, whose translation MNPKLTRKRTAAIFAGAAVVTAGTVGAAAALSGDDDDAQDRPIPASQLDRAEKAALEETGGGTVTETEVDDEESKYEVEVTLDDGTQVDVQLDENFEVVGTEDDGSEDESGDDD comes from the coding sequence ATGAACCCGAAACTGACCCGCAAGCGCACCGCGGCGATCTTCGCCGGCGCAGCCGTGGTCACGGCCGGCACGGTCGGTGCCGCCGCCGCCCTCTCCGGGGATGACGACGACGCACAGGACCGCCCGATCCCCGCCTCGCAGCTCGACCGGGCCGAGAAGGCCGCGCTCGAGGAGACCGGCGGAGGCACCGTGACCGAGACTGAGGTCGACGACGAAGAGAGCAAGTACGAGGTCGAGGTCACCCTCGACGATGGCACCCAGGTCGACGTCCAGCTCGACGAGAACTTCGAGGTGGTCGGCACCGAGGACGACGGCTCGGAGGACGAGTCCGGCGACGACGACTGA